A part of Candidatus Acidiferrales bacterium genomic DNA contains:
- a CDS encoding competence/damage-inducible protein A has protein sequence MPEGFIGEAEIIAIGSELLTPYRTDTNSLFLTEKLNELGIDVVGKTVVGDDRERLKKVLSDTLGRADLVICCGGLGPTEDDVTRETAAALLGRKLKRDDALLRRLEARFRARGLEMPANNERQAMVPEGATQLENRIGTAPGLWLEAGSKIVLLLPGPPPELKEVFEKECLPRLKPRARRRRMVTRVLMVTGLTESDTDDRIAPIYKQVDNPTVTILAAPGEIQIHVRGKGATEEDAQALVDELAERINEKLGKYVFSRNGARLEEVVAEQLLLAHKTVAVAESCTGGQVAQRLTNIAGSSAYFLGGVVCYSNDAKVWWTDVPAGLIEAKGAVSQEVACALASGIRKRSSADFGIGVTGIAGPRGATPAKPVGLVYVAVADAQKTEARMYHFPGDRARVRKQACQAALEMLRRRLLGS, from the coding sequence ATGCCGGAAGGATTTATCGGAGAAGCCGAAATCATTGCCATTGGTTCCGAGTTGCTCACCCCCTATCGGACGGATACCAACTCTCTCTTCCTCACGGAGAAACTGAACGAATTGGGAATTGATGTCGTCGGCAAGACCGTGGTCGGCGATGATCGCGAGCGGCTCAAAAAGGTGTTGAGCGACACCCTTGGCCGAGCCGATCTGGTGATTTGCTGCGGCGGCCTTGGCCCGACCGAGGATGACGTTACGCGGGAAACTGCAGCCGCGCTGCTCGGAAGGAAATTGAAACGCGATGACGCCCTTCTGCGCCGGCTCGAAGCCCGTTTCCGCGCCCGCGGCCTGGAAATGCCGGCCAACAACGAGCGTCAGGCTATGGTGCCGGAGGGCGCGACGCAGCTTGAGAACCGAATAGGGACGGCGCCGGGGCTCTGGCTCGAAGCCGGCTCAAAGATCGTTCTGCTTCTTCCCGGCCCGCCCCCCGAACTGAAGGAGGTGTTCGAGAAAGAATGTCTGCCCCGGCTCAAGCCTCGTGCGCGCCGGAGGCGGATGGTGACGCGGGTGCTCATGGTCACCGGGCTCACCGAATCGGACACCGACGATCGCATCGCCCCCATTTACAAGCAGGTTGACAACCCGACGGTTACTATCCTGGCCGCTCCGGGGGAAATCCAGATTCATGTTCGCGGTAAAGGCGCCACCGAAGAGGATGCACAAGCTCTGGTGGACGAGCTGGCAGAACGCATCAACGAGAAACTGGGGAAATATGTCTTTTCCCGGAACGGCGCCAGACTGGAAGAGGTGGTCGCAGAGCAACTCCTGTTGGCCCACAAGACCGTGGCCGTGGCCGAAAGCTGCACCGGCGGCCAGGTGGCCCAAAGGCTCACCAACATCGCCGGCAGTTCGGCTTATTTCCTTGGCGGCGTCGTGTGCTACTCTAACGACGCGAAGGTTTGGTGGACGGACGTTCCGGCGGGTCTTATCGAAGCCAAGGGAGCGGTCAGCCAGGAGGTGGCGTGCGCGCTTGCCTCGGGAATTCGGAAACGAAGTTCCGCCGACTTCGGCATTGGCGTTACCGGGATCGCCGGCCCGAGGGGGGCGACACCGGCCAAGCCCGTCGGCCTTGTGTATGTTGCTGTCGCCGACGCGCAGAAAACCGAGGCGCGCATGTACCATTTTCCCGGCGATCGAGCTCGGGTGCGCAAGCAGGCTTGCCAGGCCGCTCTCGAAATGCTCCGCCGAAGATTGCTGGGATCCTGA